A window of the Chloroflexus sp. Y-396-1 genome harbors these coding sequences:
- a CDS encoding glycosyltransferase, with amino-acid sequence MQSPPPVSARLRLILSGGGTGGHVYPALAVAHVLADQAQVVYVGSVGGMEERIVARESQLPFRALPAAAVRGRGPLGAMRALITLVRGVIVAGQLLSRERPAAILGTGGYVCVPLFVAAKLQRVPTMIYLPDVVPGLAVRVLSRIADLTAVNVSDSLSRLGLHEGDRRALVSGYPVRSELLTTNREAARAAFGIPSDQTVLLVYGGSRGARSINRAIATLLPILLPLCTIIHVCGREGDQGWLEETAARLDPMLRARYLLFPYLESGQARSMSAALAAADVAVCRSGASTLAELPAVGLPAVLVPYPYVHQDENADYLVQRGAALKVADDAMLGDGAPEAGPLAQAVRQLLIDHEMRRQMAVRSRALARPEAAQTLAAALMELAMRSST; translated from the coding sequence GTGCAGTCTCCACCTCCCGTATCGGCCAGGCTCCGTCTCATTCTTTCGGGTGGCGGCACTGGCGGTCACGTCTATCCGGCGCTGGCAGTCGCCCACGTGCTCGCTGATCAAGCGCAGGTGGTGTATGTGGGGAGCGTCGGCGGAATGGAGGAGCGGATTGTAGCGCGTGAAAGCCAACTTCCGTTTCGCGCTTTACCAGCCGCCGCCGTGCGTGGTCGCGGGCCGCTAGGAGCGATGCGTGCACTCATCACGCTGGTACGGGGGGTGATTGTGGCCGGGCAACTGCTGTCACGAGAGCGGCCAGCAGCGATCTTGGGTACTGGTGGTTATGTGTGCGTGCCGCTCTTCGTGGCTGCTAAGTTGCAGCGTGTACCAACGATGATTTATTTACCGGATGTTGTGCCCGGATTGGCTGTGCGCGTGTTGAGTCGGATCGCCGATTTGACGGCGGTTAATGTCAGCGATTCGTTATCACGGTTGGGGTTACACGAGGGTGATCGCCGGGCACTGGTATCTGGTTATCCGGTGCGGTCTGAATTATTGACAACCAATCGTGAAGCGGCCCGGGCTGCATTCGGTATCCCATCCGATCAGACTGTCCTGCTGGTCTATGGTGGTAGTCGAGGGGCGCGTAGTATCAATCGGGCTATCGCCACACTGCTGCCAATATTATTGCCGCTCTGCACCATTATTCATGTGTGTGGGCGGGAAGGCGATCAGGGATGGTTAGAAGAAACGGCAGCACGTCTCGATCCGATGTTACGTGCTCGTTACCTGCTCTTCCCCTACCTTGAGAGTGGGCAAGCCCGTAGTATGAGCGCTGCACTTGCGGCTGCCGATGTGGCAGTGTGTCGTAGTGGCGCCTCAACCCTGGCTGAGTTACCGGCAGTTGGCCTGCCGGCAGTGCTGGTACCGTACCCGTATGTGCATCAGGATGAAAATGCTGATTATTTGGTTCAACGGGGCGCAGCCCTGAAGGTAGCTGATGATGCGATGTTAGGTGATGGGGCGCCGGAGGCCGGGCCGTTGGCGCAGGCAGTGCGACAATTATTAATCGATCACGAGATGAGGAGGCAGATGGCGGTACGTAGCCGTGCGCTGGCTCGACCGGAAGCGGCGCAAACGCTGGCCGCGGCGCTAATGGAGCTTGCCATGAGGAGTTCAACATGA
- a CDS encoding cell division protein FtsQ/DivIB, with amino-acid sequence MEYNPPNTRKRLAARRRRLSQQSTAPVVPGWRWRLYDGLRSGRIVSGVLFVISCSLLFYVLFSNRFRVQTVEVVGAELLSPERIVAAVPLRGLPIWLIDEEQAIAPLLRSPFVEHARLTLSLPDRARIVIVERQPAIYWRSNGIDYLVDRQGYVIEPATTPPPADALVIVDTSNLPVEPNMRLDSDAIMLARELAWVLPHDIGLQPAQIGWDFGLGVFVRTAQDQMIVFGRSEHLKRKLTILVYLLTDGTAFTYLDLRPVNPFYQNRTDGRP; translated from the coding sequence ATGGAATACAATCCGCCAAATACCCGTAAACGACTCGCTGCCCGTCGTCGCCGGTTGAGTCAGCAGAGCACGGCCCCGGTTGTTCCCGGCTGGCGCTGGCGTCTATACGATGGCTTACGGAGTGGCCGGATTGTGAGTGGCGTTTTGTTTGTGATTAGTTGTAGTCTGCTCTTTTACGTGTTGTTTAGCAATCGGTTTAGAGTGCAGACGGTTGAAGTGGTAGGGGCCGAATTGCTCAGCCCGGAGCGAATTGTCGCCGCAGTTCCGCTCAGAGGGTTGCCGATCTGGTTGATCGATGAAGAGCAAGCTATCGCACCATTGTTACGTAGTCCATTTGTCGAACATGCCCGTCTGACGCTGAGTTTACCTGATCGCGCACGTATCGTTATCGTTGAACGACAACCGGCAATCTACTGGCGTAGTAATGGGATTGATTATCTGGTAGATCGGCAAGGATATGTCATTGAACCGGCCACAACACCGCCACCCGCCGATGCACTAGTAATTGTTGATACATCAAACCTCCCCGTTGAACCGAACATGCGGCTCGATAGTGATGCCATTATGCTTGCCCGCGAATTGGCATGGGTGTTGCCGCATGACATCGGATTACAGCCAGCCCAAATTGGCTGGGATTTCGGATTAGGAGTATTTGTGCGTACTGCCCAGGATCAGATGATTGTGTTTGGTCGTAGTGAACATCTGAAACGTAAATTGACAATTCTTGTCTATCTACTTACCGATGGCACGGCATTTACCTATCTTGATTTACGGCCGGTTAACCCATTTTATCAAAATCGCACCGATGGTCGTCCGTGA
- a CDS encoding D-alanine--D-alanine ligase family protein: MIKPITIAVIFGGQSGEHEVSLVSAHAVMSNLDPYRYRIEAIGIGKDGRWWHGPGALAKLMAEADPARLPTSAAQVAAGPVREVGRVGMPGWELPTCDVVFPVLHGPYGEDGTIQGLLELAGRPYVGCGVAASAVGMDKGLMKAAFAAAGLPVLPWLLIRRSELTDIVALCERIEAVLHFPMFVKPANLGSSVGVSKVRHRAELIAGLQEAARYDRRIIVEQGIAAREIEISVLGNEQVAASIPGEIIPAGEWYDYHAKYIDGGSQTIVPAELSQAQIAEVQALAIRAFQAIDGAGLARVDFLLDREQGTLWLNEVNTMPGFTPISMYAKMWAASGLPYPQLLDRLVELALERPGRSS; the protein is encoded by the coding sequence ATGATCAAGCCGATCACGATAGCCGTCATATTCGGCGGACAGAGTGGCGAACATGAGGTGTCCCTGGTATCGGCGCATGCGGTGATGAGCAACCTCGATCCATATCGCTATCGCATTGAAGCGATTGGTATTGGCAAAGATGGACGTTGGTGGCATGGGCCGGGAGCGTTGGCTAAGCTGATGGCCGAGGCTGATCCTGCCCGTTTGCCAACCAGTGCGGCTCAAGTTGCGGCGGGGCCTGTACGTGAAGTGGGTCGGGTCGGTATGCCAGGCTGGGAATTGCCAACGTGTGATGTCGTCTTTCCCGTCTTGCATGGGCCGTATGGCGAGGATGGTACAATCCAGGGTCTGTTGGAACTAGCTGGTCGGCCTTACGTAGGATGTGGGGTAGCTGCCAGTGCCGTAGGGATGGACAAGGGCTTGATGAAGGCCGCGTTTGCCGCTGCTGGTTTACCGGTACTACCGTGGCTGCTCATACGCCGCAGTGAACTTACCGATATAGTCGCCCTCTGCGAACGGATAGAAGCGGTGCTGCATTTCCCGATGTTTGTCAAACCGGCCAATCTGGGGAGTAGTGTAGGGGTAAGTAAAGTTCGTCATCGTGCCGAGCTAATTGCCGGTCTGCAAGAAGCTGCTCGTTATGATCGGCGGATTATTGTCGAGCAAGGCATTGCTGCCCGCGAAATTGAGATTTCGGTGTTGGGCAACGAACAGGTTGCAGCCAGCATTCCCGGTGAAATTATTCCTGCCGGTGAATGGTACGACTATCACGCCAAGTACATTGATGGCGGCTCGCAAACGATTGTTCCGGCTGAACTCAGTCAGGCCCAGATTGCCGAGGTGCAGGCGTTGGCCATTCGTGCATTTCAAGCGATTGACGGCGCCGGCCTGGCGCGGGTCGATTTTCTCCTCGACCGCGAGCAGGGAACCCTCTGGTTGAATGAGGTTAATACGATGCCGGGGTTTACGCCGATCAGTATGTATGCCAAAATGTGGGCCGCCAGTGGCTTGCCGTATCCGCAGTTACTTGATCGACTGGTTGAGCTGGCCCTTGAACGGCCTGGCAGGTCTAGCTGA
- the murC gene encoding UDP-N-acetylmuramate--L-alanine ligase translates to MSHYHIIGIAGAGMSAIAHLLLDQGHTVSGSDLTANRATAALQERGAQVWQGHDPSYVRGADYVLATAAIRGAHPELDAAVALSIPRLSRVDLWRMWSAQRPVIAVAGTHGKTTTSALTALALRGAGVECGFLVGAEVPALGGSAQWGDPTAPLVIEADEYDRVFLALTPAMAIITNVEWDHPDIYPTAAEYSAAFAAFAKQVRDPRRLILCADDPGTRALAENSEARLYGIDERVATDPVSCRLAPLDWTASGVRVTPEGQQFDLWYYDRRTFGRRFATTVRLAIPGDHNVRNATAALAATALWGADLSAAATALASYRGSHRRFEWRGEIAGITLIDDYAHHPTEVQATLAAARQRYPDRRLIVYLQPHTFSRTRSLWAQWPAACQAAAMVLVGDVYPAREQGDPVAMAMALVEHLVAHGVTARYAGKPADAALVLHSLAQPGDVILTLGAGDSDQVSTLFIAQQRAAQQEV, encoded by the coding sequence GTGAGTCATTATCACATCATTGGGATTGCCGGCGCCGGTATGAGTGCAATTGCGCACCTGTTGCTAGATCAGGGCCATACGGTGAGCGGTTCGGACCTCACCGCTAATCGGGCCACCGCAGCGCTCCAAGAACGCGGAGCGCAGGTTTGGCAGGGCCACGATCCGTCGTATGTGCGGGGAGCAGATTATGTGCTGGCAACTGCTGCTATCCGTGGCGCCCATCCTGAACTTGATGCCGCAGTAGCGCTGTCTATTCCACGCTTGAGCCGGGTCGATCTGTGGCGCATGTGGTCTGCCCAGCGACCGGTGATCGCAGTTGCCGGTACCCATGGCAAAACGACAACCAGTGCGCTTACCGCGCTGGCCCTGCGTGGAGCCGGGGTTGAGTGCGGTTTTCTAGTCGGTGCGGAAGTTCCAGCGTTAGGAGGTAGTGCGCAATGGGGTGATCCAACGGCGCCGCTGGTGATCGAGGCTGATGAATATGATCGCGTTTTTCTTGCATTGACACCAGCAATGGCGATTATTACCAATGTTGAGTGGGATCATCCCGATATTTACCCAACTGCGGCAGAGTATTCCGCTGCCTTCGCAGCCTTTGCCAAACAGGTACGCGATCCGCGCCGCCTCATTCTCTGCGCCGATGATCCCGGTACACGTGCGTTGGCCGAGAACAGCGAAGCCCGTCTGTACGGAATCGATGAGCGTGTCGCAACCGATCCGGTGTCCTGTCGGCTGGCCCCACTCGACTGGACAGCAAGTGGGGTGCGGGTAACGCCGGAGGGTCAACAGTTTGATCTCTGGTATTACGACCGACGCACTTTTGGTCGGCGGTTCGCCACAACCGTGCGCCTGGCAATTCCCGGTGACCATAATGTACGCAATGCAACGGCAGCCCTGGCCGCAACAGCGTTGTGGGGGGCGGATCTCAGCGCAGCAGCAACAGCACTGGCTAGCTATCGCGGCAGTCATCGGCGTTTTGAGTGGCGGGGTGAGATTGCCGGGATAACGCTGATCGACGATTATGCCCATCATCCAACCGAAGTACAGGCTACGCTTGCTGCAGCCCGGCAGCGTTACCCTGACCGCCGCCTGATTGTCTATTTACAACCCCATACGTTTAGTCGCACGCGCAGCCTTTGGGCGCAATGGCCGGCAGCGTGTCAGGCAGCGGCAATGGTGTTGGTTGGTGATGTCTACCCGGCTCGTGAACAGGGTGATCCGGTTGCCATGGCGATGGCGCTGGTTGAACATCTGGTTGCGCACGGGGTAACGGCGCGCTATGCCGGAAAACCGGCAGATGCGGCTCTGGTTCTGCATTCGCTGGCACAACCGGGCGATGTGATCTTGACGCTGGGCGCTGGGGATAGTGATCAGGTATCGACGTTGTTTATCGCGCAACAACGCGCCGCGCAACAGGAGGTGTAA
- the murB gene encoding UDP-N-acetylmuramate dehydrogenase, producing the protein MPALLSIPLRTDEPMARHTSWRVGGLARYYAEPATPAEAIALATWATDQQLPLIWIGRGTNLLVRDEGFAGVIAVYRGQRWELHDQGESAELWIEAGAPMAGTARRLAAMGWAGLEWAEGLPGTVGGAIVGNAGCYGGNVAGQLIAAELLMNGCERVEWSSNDLAYTYRESILKQMQHTPLPPLVLAGRFRLQRADPTVLTARMAAIAAERKQKTPAGSSCGSVFKNPPGDFAGRLIEAVGLKGARIGDAEISPIHANYIVNHGQARAADILALIDLARTTVAERFGITLQLEVRII; encoded by the coding sequence GTGCCCGCTCTGTTATCGATACCATTGCGCACCGATGAGCCAATGGCACGCCATACCTCGTGGCGAGTTGGCGGTTTGGCGCGTTATTACGCTGAACCAGCAACTCCCGCCGAGGCGATAGCGCTGGCAACCTGGGCCACCGATCAGCAGCTTCCGCTGATCTGGATCGGGCGCGGCACCAATCTGTTGGTGCGGGATGAAGGATTTGCCGGCGTGATTGCTGTTTACCGTGGGCAGCGCTGGGAACTGCACGATCAGGGTGAGAGTGCCGAACTGTGGATCGAGGCAGGTGCGCCAATGGCCGGTACTGCCCGTCGGCTCGCAGCAATGGGATGGGCGGGACTGGAATGGGCAGAGGGTCTGCCCGGAACGGTAGGCGGTGCGATTGTCGGTAATGCCGGATGCTACGGCGGCAATGTTGCCGGTCAGTTGATTGCAGCCGAGTTGTTGATGAATGGCTGCGAACGGGTAGAATGGTCGTCCAACGATCTGGCGTATACCTATCGCGAGAGCATTCTGAAACAGATGCAGCATACGCCGCTGCCGCCACTTGTGCTTGCCGGTCGGTTTCGTCTGCAACGGGCCGATCCGACGGTACTCACCGCACGTATGGCGGCCATCGCCGCGGAACGCAAACAGAAAACACCGGCGGGAAGTTCGTGTGGAAGTGTCTTCAAAAATCCACCAGGCGATTTTGCCGGGCGTCTGATCGAGGCAGTTGGTCTGAAGGGTGCTCGTATTGGTGACGCCGAGATTAGTCCGATCCATGCAAATTATATCGTGAATCACGGTCAGGCGCGGGCGGCTGATATTCTGGCACTGATCGATTTGGCCCGTACAACTGTTGCCGAGCGATTTGGCATTACGCTTCAGCTTGAAGTGCGGATCATTTAA
- the ftsZ gene encoding cell division protein FtsZ → MVDRSSNSFSLEDFAQIKVIGVGGGGSNAVDRMIAAGVQGVEFITVNTDVQALMHSLAPVRIRIGDKLTRGLGSGGNPVIGQKAAEENQEDIYEQLKGADMVFVAAGMGGGTGTGASPIIAGIAHDLGALTVGVVTRPFTFEGNHRRKVAEAGIEQLRPVVDTLIVIPNDRLLQTASKNTTFQQAFQMADDVLRQGIQGISDLITQRGLINVDFADVKTIMAQQGSALMAVGYGKGDTRAIDAVNQAIASPLLEVSIDGAKGVLFNITGGEDLGIMEVYEAADIVAKQVDPDANIIIGAVIDPNFPPGEIKITLIATGFDVNRTSNVQRTRSYPTAATSTGQATGQIGGQATQRPRQPTPTTPAQTPPVQPVRPTISNDDLDIPPFLRGRDRNRQR, encoded by the coding sequence ATGGTTGATCGTAGCAGCAATAGCTTCTCGCTAGAAGACTTCGCTCAGATCAAGGTGATCGGTGTCGGCGGCGGTGGCAGCAATGCAGTAGACCGCATGATTGCCGCCGGTGTCCAGGGGGTTGAATTCATTACGGTTAATACAGATGTGCAAGCCCTGATGCACTCATTGGCCCCGGTGCGGATTCGGATCGGTGATAAGCTCACACGCGGCCTCGGCAGTGGCGGGAATCCGGTTATTGGTCAGAAAGCTGCTGAAGAGAATCAAGAAGACATTTACGAGCAGTTGAAGGGCGCGGATATGGTGTTTGTGGCTGCCGGTATGGGTGGGGGTACCGGTACCGGCGCCTCGCCCATTATCGCCGGAATTGCCCATGACCTTGGCGCATTGACTGTTGGCGTTGTCACGCGTCCCTTCACCTTTGAGGGAAATCACCGTCGCAAGGTCGCTGAGGCGGGTATCGAACAGTTGCGTCCGGTGGTTGATACCCTGATCGTTATTCCTAATGACCGTCTGTTGCAAACGGCCAGCAAGAACACGACTTTCCAACAGGCATTTCAGATGGCCGATGATGTGTTGCGGCAAGGTATTCAGGGTATCTCAGACCTAATTACGCAGCGTGGCTTGATCAACGTTGACTTTGCCGATGTGAAGACCATTATGGCGCAGCAAGGTTCAGCGTTGATGGCGGTTGGCTACGGCAAAGGTGATACCCGCGCAATCGATGCAGTGAATCAGGCGATTGCCAGTCCCTTGCTCGAAGTAAGTATCGATGGCGCGAAGGGAGTGCTCTTCAATATCACCGGTGGTGAGGATTTAGGCATTATGGAAGTTTACGAAGCGGCAGACATCGTCGCTAAGCAAGTTGATCCTGATGCCAATATCATTATCGGCGCGGTGATTGATCCAAACTTCCCTCCCGGTGAGATTAAGATCACACTCATCGCGACCGGCTTTGATGTCAATCGTACCTCGAACGTTCAACGCACCCGGTCGTATCCGACAGCAGCAACAAGCACCGGTCAGGCCACCGGCCAGATCGGCGGTCAGGCCACACAACGGCCGCGCCAGCCGACACCAACAACACCAGCACAGACACCGCCAGTGCAGCCGGTACGTCCGACGATTAGCAATGATGATCTCGATATTCCGCCCTTCTTACGAGGGCGCGATCGGAATCGTCAGCGTTAA
- the ftsA gene encoding cell division protein FtsA translates to MARTMARTIVGIDVGSSKICTIVGQVGDGRRLNILGVGMVPSRGIDKGVVVNIDDAATAIEASLEKAERASGCRINQAFVGVAGRHISSLNSRGVAAVQNPDGITRQDVARAIEAAQLVALPTQREIIHVIPRTYVIDGNDGIRDPIGMSGLRLEVETHIITGEAMAIQNLIRSVERAGVQIDDLVLQPLAAAEAVLSDDDKERGVMLIDIGGATTDLAIFAQGGVWHTGVIPVGGQHFTNDIVYVLHTPPNTAEYLKLRYGSAIAGNPPAPGDESDLIDAETLTVGEKQQISAHLLKQVLQARAEELIELIVAEARRSGYDGMLPAGIVLTGGGAQLQRFDELLRDDLGLPVRIGIPGGLGGLTDSLDSPAYATAVGLLRWGIRYGGRPPETSSSDDTTSLYERFRRWLRELLP, encoded by the coding sequence ATGGCACGCACCATGGCACGCACCATTGTTGGAATAGATGTTGGCTCGAGTAAAATCTGTACCATCGTCGGCCAGGTTGGTGATGGACGACGGCTGAATATTCTCGGTGTTGGGATGGTGCCCAGCCGTGGGATCGACAAAGGTGTGGTTGTGAATATTGATGATGCAGCGACAGCAATTGAAGCGAGTCTGGAAAAAGCCGAGCGCGCCAGTGGTTGTCGCATCAACCAGGCCTTTGTCGGTGTGGCGGGCCGTCATATTTCGTCGCTCAATAGTCGGGGTGTGGCCGCTGTGCAGAATCCCGATGGAATTACCCGGCAGGATGTTGCACGGGCCATCGAAGCGGCGCAGTTGGTAGCCCTCCCAACGCAACGTGAGATCATCCACGTTATTCCACGCACGTATGTGATTGACGGCAACGATGGGATTCGCGACCCGATAGGGATGAGCGGTCTGCGGCTTGAAGTGGAGACGCACATTATCACCGGCGAGGCGATGGCGATTCAGAATCTGATCCGCAGCGTTGAACGGGCCGGTGTCCAGATTGACGATCTGGTTTTGCAACCGCTCGCGGCAGCCGAGGCTGTACTGAGCGACGACGATAAAGAGCGGGGGGTGATGCTCATCGATATTGGCGGAGCGACCACCGATCTCGCCATTTTTGCGCAGGGCGGCGTGTGGCATACCGGTGTGATTCCAGTTGGCGGTCAGCATTTTACCAACGACATTGTTTACGTTTTACACACCCCGCCGAATACTGCCGAATATCTGAAACTTCGCTATGGCAGTGCAATAGCCGGTAATCCACCCGCGCCGGGTGATGAGAGCGATCTGATCGACGCCGAAACATTGACGGTCGGTGAAAAGCAGCAGATTAGTGCCCATTTACTGAAACAGGTATTACAGGCCCGGGCTGAGGAGTTAATCGAGCTGATCGTGGCCGAAGCCCGACGGAGTGGCTACGACGGTATGCTACCAGCCGGAATCGTCTTAACCGGTGGTGGTGCTCAACTTCAGCGCTTCGATGAGCTACTACGGGATGATTTAGGGTTGCCGGTACGGATCGGGATTCCGGGCGGATTAGGGGGCTTAACTGATTCACTCGATTCACCGGCTTACGCGACTGCTGTGGGGCTTTTACGATGGGGCATACGCTACGGTGGGCGGCCACCTGAGACATCCTCATCTGATGATACGACTTCACTTTACGAGCGCTTCCGCCGCTGGTTGCGCGAATTACTACCATAA
- the ftsW gene encoding putative lipid II flippase FtsW: MLKRDESRSTVSLFDRTTHPPDRVLLVTVIGLTAFGLVMVYSASFVDAAVFYGNPFYYVLRQAVGSLIGLGALWLMQQIDYRIWQRYSIQLMAIAIILLVSVLLLPASITEVNGSRSWIRFGEGWLGIFSIQPAEFVKLAIIIYFAHWLSQRSQRLGNVAYGLAPFAVILGFICGLIMLQPDLGTTIIILLIGGAIFFAAGANLWHVTGAALLATVAFFALIVTFRSGRWQAFLDPWSRAGAEGYQIIHSLYALGSGGIFGQGIGMSRQKHLWLPQPHTDTIYAIIGEEWGLLGTLAVLVAFLIIAVRGYRIAARAPSPFAALVAVGITSWIVFQAFVNIGVTVALIPFTGLTLPFLSYGNSSLISCLMATGLLLNISRHVDQSSTDNSSAVSTSRIGQAPSHSFGWRHWRSRLSGAGSRPRAR, translated from the coding sequence ATGCTTAAGCGTGATGAGTCGCGTTCCACGGTATCACTCTTCGACCGCACAACTCATCCGCCTGATCGCGTATTGTTGGTGACGGTCATCGGCTTAACCGCTTTTGGGCTGGTAATGGTCTACAGCGCCAGTTTTGTTGATGCAGCGGTCTTTTACGGTAATCCATTCTACTATGTGTTGCGTCAGGCAGTAGGGTCGCTTATCGGTTTGGGAGCACTGTGGTTGATGCAGCAGATCGATTACCGTATCTGGCAGCGCTATTCGATCCAGTTGATGGCGATTGCAATCATTCTTCTCGTCAGTGTCTTGTTACTACCGGCCAGTATCACCGAAGTGAATGGATCGCGCTCATGGATCCGCTTCGGTGAAGGATGGCTCGGTATTTTCAGTATCCAACCGGCAGAGTTTGTGAAACTGGCGATCATCATCTACTTCGCCCATTGGCTCTCGCAGCGAAGTCAGCGATTAGGTAATGTAGCCTATGGGTTGGCGCCATTTGCTGTGATCCTTGGTTTCATTTGCGGCCTGATCATGTTGCAACCCGATTTGGGTACAACGATTATTATCTTACTCATTGGCGGAGCGATCTTCTTTGCGGCCGGCGCTAATCTGTGGCACGTCACTGGTGCGGCTCTACTGGCAACTGTTGCTTTCTTCGCCCTGATAGTAACGTTCCGCAGTGGACGCTGGCAAGCCTTTCTCGATCCGTGGTCACGGGCAGGCGCCGAAGGGTATCAGATCATTCATTCACTTTACGCATTGGGAAGTGGTGGAATCTTCGGTCAGGGGATCGGAATGAGTCGACAAAAGCACCTCTGGCTTCCACAGCCTCATACTGATACAATTTACGCAATTATCGGTGAAGAATGGGGATTACTTGGAACGCTAGCTGTGCTCGTCGCGTTTCTGATCATCGCAGTGCGTGGATATCGCATCGCTGCGCGTGCTCCTTCACCGTTTGCTGCATTAGTAGCTGTTGGTATTACGTCGTGGATTGTGTTTCAAGCGTTTGTCAATATCGGAGTAACGGTGGCGCTCATTCCGTTTACCGGTTTGACCTTGCCATTTCTGTCATACGGTAACTCGTCGTTAATCAGTTGTCTGATGGCCACCGGTTTATTGTTGAACATCTCTCGCCATGTCGATCAGTCATCAACCGATAACTCAAGTGCAGTCTCCACCTCCCGTATCGGCCAGGCTCCGTCTCATTCTTTCGGGTGGCGGCACTGGCGGTCACGTCTATCCGGCGCTGGCAGTCGCCCACGTGCTCGCTGA
- the cysS gene encoding cysteine--tRNA ligase has translation MQLFSTLSRTRETFTIPTDRPVTLYVCGVTPYDTTHMGHARTFIVFDVLVRYLQWQGATVRYCQNVTDVDDPLFERARRDGVRWDELAERQIAQLRADCAGLNILPPTFFPRVSEEVGAMIPIIERLIELGHAYVVDGNVYFSIQTDPDFGRMARMGYDELLAIANQRGNNPADPNKRDPLDFVLWQRGNPDEPKWESPWGPGRPGWHIECSAMSQRYLGDQIDIHGGGADLIFPHHSCEIAQSESATGKRPFARFWMHVGLVWLDGEKMSKSLGNLVFVRDVLQIHHPDAIRWYLLSEHYREEFDYRREAVARYEQYAADVRNALSLPSGTHSPLDLSRGCNDVIAEMNNDLNTPAVLATLHAMAGLIIDAAQEGRDVSAAQATVRDLALMLGFTLR, from the coding sequence ATGCAGCTCTTCAGTACATTATCTCGAACACGCGAAACTTTTACTATTCCAACGGATCGACCGGTAACTCTCTATGTTTGTGGTGTAACCCCCTATGATACGACACACATGGGGCACGCCCGAACGTTCATCGTCTTTGATGTATTGGTACGCTATTTGCAGTGGCAAGGGGCAACGGTACGCTACTGCCAGAATGTGACAGATGTCGATGATCCGCTTTTCGAGCGTGCCCGGCGTGACGGTGTGCGTTGGGATGAACTCGCCGAACGTCAGATCGCGCAGTTACGTGCCGATTGTGCCGGTCTGAACATCTTGCCGCCAACCTTCTTTCCACGAGTAAGCGAAGAAGTAGGGGCCATGATTCCGATCATTGAGCGCTTGATCGAACTCGGTCATGCCTACGTAGTTGATGGTAACGTCTATTTCAGTATTCAAACCGATCCCGATTTTGGCCGTATGGCTCGGATGGGGTACGACGAACTTCTGGCAATTGCCAATCAACGCGGTAACAACCCTGCTGATCCCAACAAGCGTGACCCGCTCGATTTTGTGCTCTGGCAGCGTGGTAATCCCGACGAGCCGAAGTGGGAGAGTCCATGGGGACCAGGTCGACCAGGTTGGCATATTGAGTGTAGTGCAATGTCGCAACGTTACCTCGGCGATCAGATTGACATTCACGGTGGTGGTGCCGATCTCATCTTTCCACACCACTCGTGCGAGATTGCCCAAAGCGAATCGGCTACCGGTAAACGTCCGTTCGCCCGCTTCTGGATGCACGTCGGTCTGGTCTGGCTCGATGGCGAGAAGATGAGTAAATCGCTCGGCAATCTGGTCTTTGTCCGTGACGTACTACAGATCCATCACCCGGATGCCATTCGCTGGTATTTACTCAGTGAACATTACCGCGAGGAGTTTGATTATCGTCGCGAGGCTGTCGCACGCTACGAGCAATATGCCGCCGATGTCCGTAACGCTTTGAGTCTACCGAGTGGTACACACAGTCCACTCGATCTCAGCCGTGGATGCAATGACGTGATTGCCGAGATGAACAACGATCTGAATACGCCAGCCGTGCTGGCAACCCTGCATGCGATGGCAGGTTTGATCATTGACGCCGCTCAGGAGGGACGCGATGTAAGTGCAGCGCAGGCCACGGTACGCGACCTGGCTCTGATGTTGGGGTTCACGTTGCGTTGA